A window of Nonomuraea angiospora genomic DNA:
GTACGCCGTTTCGAAGTTGGCGCCGAAGTTGCTGGCCACCTCCCACGTGCCAGTTGACTCCGGCCCGACGTTCCCGAGCCCCTCCACCTCGCTGATCGTGCCGGGGCCGCTCCACGTGGCGCTCATCGACGGCTGCGGGTTGCCGTGCACGGAGCCCAGGTTCTTGCGCAGCCTCGAGACGACGTCCCTGATCCCCTCGTGATCCGCGTACTGCCCGCCGCTGTTCCCGCCGAGCCCGGGGAAGTCCTTGGCGAGCTCCAGTCCCGGGACCGGCGAGTCGTTGTCCTTCGGAACGCTCACGCCTTGCCTTTCGAGTCACCCTTGATGGTGTGGTTGGTCGTCGTCACGTCGCTCCTGAAGAGGTCCTCGTCCTCCAGGAGGTACGTGGTCCGCTCCATCTCCCCCCGCTCCTGGGCGCCCCGGCCGCCGGACGGCGGGACCGCCGAGACCGCGGAGGGGCCGCCGCCCAGGCCGCGCAGGGCGGCCGCGCTCACGTTGTTGCCCGCCCCGGAAGCCTGGCCTCCACCCCCGCCGAAGCTGCTCCCTCCCGTGGTGTAGCCGCTGTGCGGGCTGCCGATGCCCGTGGTGGGCAGGCTGGTGGACGGGCCGGACAGGGACGGATCGGGCATCCCGGCCAGGGTCGTCGTCGGGTTCCCGGCGTTCGGGCTCTGGGAGCCGTTCAGGTTCGGGTTCACGTTCGCGTTCGCGTTCAGGGCGTTGGAGGGGTCGGTCAGGCCGGGGACGTTGCCCGCGCCGTTCTGGCCGTTGCCGCCGTTCCCGTTCTGGCCGTTCCCGATTCCCGTGCCCACGGTCCCGACCGTGCCGCCGTCGGGGAACGTGCTCGTCGGGTTGTTCATGTCGATGCCCGGGATCTGGTGCCGGCTGAGGTCCTGCAGGCCGTCCTGGTTCAGGCCGTCGAAGCCGGCCGTCGGGTCGTACGCCTGATTGAGGCCGGCCGGGATGTTGCCGCCGATCCCGGTTTTCCCGCCGAACGGGCCGGTGGGAACGTTCGGCGCGAGCGTCATGAACTGCGGGATGTCGGTCCTGAGCTCGGCGGGGAACACGTCGTTGTTGAGCTTGGTGTCCTGGCTCAGCAGCTTGATGGCCTCGGCGGCCTTCTTCATGTCCTTCTCCTCCTTGGAGTCGCCCCAGAGGTTGGCGAAGGGAAGGTCGCTGATGAAGCGGGTGATGCCGCCGACGAGGACGCCCACGCCCGCGCCGATCACCACACCCGGCACGGCTCCCACGCCGCCGAAGAAGGAGCCGATGGCGGCCCCGGCCACGCCGCCCGTGACGGCGGCCTCACCGAAGTCGATGTCGCTGCCGGGGTTGTCGGGCACGTCTCCCTTGGCCGCCGACAACGTCCGGGCGTGGACGATGAGCGCGGGGGCGACACCGTGCGGGTTCTTCGGGGGGTTCTTGGGATCGACGGGCTGGTCGCTGATGGTGGTCGAGATGTCCGCCGCCGCCTCGCGCAGCCTGCGCAGCTGCGTCTTGACGGTCTTGGCGTCCTCGCCCGCGGTCCAGTGCTTGTCCAGCTCCCGCAGATGCTTGTCGATCACGTCGACGAGATTGTCGAGCCGTACCTTGGCTTCGAGGAACTCGGCCGCGGCCTGGCCGATGAGCTGGGGCTTGTTCTTGGCCAGCGTGTCGCGGAGCAGATCGAGCGTCGCACCCTCGAACTCGAGGCTGCCGATCTGGCCCCTGATGGCCGCCTGATACTCCGCCATCAGACCTGCATCGCCTTCGACCGGCTCTCGCTGTCCACCTCGGCGCCGTCGTAGTTCTTCAACGCCTGCTCGAGGAGGCCGATGACGTTCGCCACCTGGCCGGTGATGTTCGAGTAGGTGCTGGTGACGGTCGTGACGGCGTTGGTGGTGCTCTGCCGGAAGCCCATGGCCGCCGGCCAGAACCCGCCCAGGGCGTCGGGGTCGCCGCTCAACTGCTCGACGGGACCGGAGCCCGTGAAGATGGCCTGCACGGCGCCGCTGCCGCCGGTCTTGCCGGCCTCGTGGCCGGGATCCAGCATGGCGAGGGCCTCTTCCAGGTCCGCCTTGGCCGCCTTGATCGCCCTCCGGCTGAGCTCAACACCGCCGTTGTCGCTGCCCATGTTCCCCCCTCTGGAGTCGGCCCCCGCGCTACGCCTTACTTGCCGTCGAAGATCTGGGAGTTGATCCTGTCGACCTGCTGCATGTTCAGGTTCGTGACGTTGATGTTCTTCTTCATCAGGTCGATGAACTGCGACATGTCGTTGGCCTCGCGCTCCCAGAGCTGCCTGACCTCGTCGAAGACGGTCTTGGCCTCGCCCTGCCAGATCGCGCTCTTGGCGAGCAGGTCCCGCTCCAGGTTGTCCAGCTCGGTCACCATGTCGTTGAACGCCTTGGCGAAGTCGGTCTCACCCTGGCTGAGGCCGGAGTAGTTGACCTTTGTAACGTCGAAGATGTCATCCGCGGGCATCGCGGCCTCCCCTTGCTGCTAGCTGAGACGCGAGTCGAACTGCACGTTGATCATGTTGGCGATCTGGTTCATCGCCTCGGTCCGCTCTTGGTTGAACGCCTGGTAGTTCTTGTTGCTGGTGCCGATGTTCTCGGCCAGGCGGCGCAGGCTGCCCAGGATGACGTCCATCCGCTCGTGCCACTTCTTGTGGACGGCGTCGAACGCGGCCTCCGACTGGCCCAGCCAGTGCGCCTTGAGGCTGATGCCGGCCTGGTCGAGCTGCTGCTGGATGCCACGCAGGCGCTCGGCGGCGTCCTCGATGCGGGTGACGGCGGCGATGAGATCGGCTTCACTTACTTGAGCCTGTGGTTGTGCCCCCACAGTCCCTCCCTTGCTGGTCGGCTGACTCCAGCCGACTACTGGAGTCGGCCCGTTTGGTCACATTAGTGAACATCCATCACTAGCGTCGCATGTGATCACGTTAATTTTCCATATCTTCGAGGCGGATGGGGAGTGTATTGACAGAATGTAGGCATTTGGGCCCTTGCTCCTGGTGAGTGGTAACGCGCCGTATCTGTCTGTACGGCACATCTGGGGCTGGCGTAACGTATGGGCCGATCGTGACAAGGGGGGCACGTGGCCGACGACAGCAATCCCTACTCGAGCGCCCTGAACGGGCTCAACGGGCTCGGCGGCGCGACCGTCGACCCGCGTACCAAGGATCCCGACTTTGCGATGAAGTACTCCAGCGTCAACACGCTGGGGAAGAACGTAGGCAGCTACGGCGACGACCTGACCTCGATGAGTCAGAAGACCGGCGCCATCGACATGCACCAGTTCACCTTCGGCGTGATCGGCGGCGGGCTCAACGTGGCGCATCGTTCGGTCCGAGACGGCGCCGTCGAGGCGCTGAAACAGGCCAAGGAAGTGCTGGACTCGTGGAAGCAGGCGCTCGCCGACGCGGCCACCAACGGCAAGGACGCCGAGGAGGCCAGCAAGGCCGGCAAAGGCCCAGGAGGCCCCGGCAGGCCGGGCCCGCTGGGCGGCGGTGGCCTGCCCAAGGGCCCAGGCCTGGGCGGCCTGCCCAAGAGCAGCGTCAACCCCGACGACCTGAAGATTGACAAGCCCTCGACGGACATCCCGAAGCCGGACATCCCCGGGTCCGACATCCCGAAGCCGGACATTCCTGGGTCTGACATTCCTAAGCCAGACATCCCGGGGTCCAACATCGATCCACCCAAGATCGATCAACCGAACATCGACCAGCCCAAGATCGACCAGCCCAACCTTGACCAGCCCGACATCAAGCAGCCGGACGTCAAGACGCCCGACCTGAGCGCCCTCAACCAGACGCCCAAGACCAACCTGGAAGGCCTCAACCCCAGCCTGCCGACCACGACCACGCCGCAGGTCCCCAGCACCCCCGGCTACGACCCGCGCGCCTCCGTGCCGCGCACGTCGGTCGGCGTGCCGGAGACCGGGGTGGGATACACCGCCGGCGGTGGCACGCCAAGTACGAGCACGGGCGCGCCGGGGAGCATCGCCCGCGCCCTGAACAGCGGGATGCCGCTCTACCCCATGTCGCCCGGGATGGGCGGCGGAGCCGGCCAGGAGGAGAAGGACCGCGAGCGCGGCCCCCACCTCGGCGAGGACGAGGCGGTCTGGGAGACGGACGAGGACATCACGCCGGCAGTGCTCGGCAGGGAGGAATAGGCGAGCAGGTGGCTTACGAAGCGGATGTCTGGATGTTCCGCAGTGCCTGGGCGGCCACTGCGGCGGCGACGGTCGTCATGCCGTACGCGGCGCCCATCCTCGGGCTCATGAGCCTGGTGATCGCCGACCCCGCCGAGCAGAGCCGGGCGGCGGACCAGTGGAACGACAAGACGCCGGTCAACATGTCGCAGGGCGACAACAAGGACTGGCACCCGCCCATGGCGGTGGGGGCGAAGCCCGCCCAGCAGACGTCGCTCCTGGTCCCGACGGGCAACTCAGGGAGCCTCAGCGACCTCGCCTACCTTCGCGGCGAGCTGAAGCGGATGGCCAAGGAGATCGGCGACAACAGCGACTGGGCCGGCCGGGGTTACGCGTCGTTCGTGCAGAAGGTCAACGAGCTCGACGCGCAACTGGACAAGCTCGACAACAACCGCATCGCCTGCGGGGAGACGCTCAAGTGCTCGGCCACCGCGTTCCACGTCGTGGCGGTGCTGTGCGACATCATCGCCGGCATTCTGACGGTGATGGCGGGGATCGTGCTCGCCGTACGTTTCGTCCCAGGGGGGCAGGCGTGGGAGGCGGCGATCATCCGCGGGGTGATGAGCGTCTACAGGTGCCTGCAGACGGTCTTCAAGCAACACTGGAAGCTCATCATGAAGGTCACCCTCTACCTGGGACTCGCGGGGACGGCCTTCAACCAGTTCACCAAGGACCTTCCGTTCCTGAAGGCCATGCCGTCCACCGGCACGCCCAACCTGATGAACGCCAGCGCCATCTGGGACCCCAGCAAGGCGGACATCGTCAAGAATCCGACACCGCAGATGCCCAATGTGGACGACTCGATGCTGCCAGAATTCGGCTTCTGACCCCGCCCATCCCTGCCGAGCCAACGGGAGCCCAGCCGCGCGTATCGTGCCGGCGGGTGACCGGTTGTGCCCGTCAGGCTGGTCCGGCCCGCTCATCGGGAAGCGCCCGCGAGCGGGCTCGGACACAGACACGGACACAGACCCGAGCCCACCCCGCACCCTGAACCACCAACCGCACCCCGCCCCCGCACCCCTGAGCCACCGCCGCACCCCGAGCCCTGAGCCACCACCGGCCCCGGAGCCAGTCCCGAGCCTGGACC
This region includes:
- a CDS encoding glycine zipper domain-containing protein, producing MAEYQAAIRGQIGSLEFEGATLDLLRDTLAKNKPQLIGQAAAEFLEAKVRLDNLVDVIDKHLRELDKHWTAGEDAKTVKTQLRRLREAAADISTTISDQPVDPKNPPKNPHGVAPALIVHARTLSAAKGDVPDNPGSDIDFGEAAVTGGVAGAAIGSFFGGVGAVPGVVIGAGVGVLVGGITRFISDLPFANLWGDSKEEKDMKKAAEAIKLLSQDTKLNNDVFPAELRTDIPQFMTLAPNVPTGPFGGKTGIGGNIPAGLNQAYDPTAGFDGLNQDGLQDLSRHQIPGIDMNNPTSTFPDGGTVGTVGTGIGNGQNGNGGNGQNGAGNVPGLTDPSNALNANANVNPNLNGSQSPNAGNPTTTLAGMPDPSLSGPSTSLPTTGIGSPHSGYTTGGSSFGGGGGQASGAGNNVSAAALRGLGGGPSAVSAVPPSGGRGAQERGEMERTTYLLEDEDLFRSDVTTTNHTIKGDSKGKA
- a CDS encoding WXG100 family type VII secretion target, with product MPADDIFDVTKVNYSGLSQGETDFAKAFNDMVTELDNLERDLLAKSAIWQGEAKTVFDEVRQLWEREANDMSQFIDLMKKNINVTNLNMQQVDRINSQIFDGK
- a CDS encoding WXG100 family type VII secretion target, with product MGAQPQAQVSEADLIAAVTRIEDAAERLRGIQQQLDQAGISLKAHWLGQSEAAFDAVHKKWHERMDVILGSLRRLAENIGTSNKNYQAFNQERTEAMNQIANMINVQFDSRLS